The genomic segment GTCAATAAGGCCGACATTTACCGTCAGTCCTTCTTCATACTCGTTCAATTCCTGGAGTTTTAATACTTTATGTGACAGTTCTTCAATTGCGCTCTTCCCGCGCTGCGGTTCCACCCCGGAGTGTGCACTTTTACCGGTAACGTCTATTTCAAAGCGGCCGACACCTTTTCGTTCAGATACGATGGCATCTTTTGGCCGGCCTGACTCCACAACAAGGGAATATGCTTTACCTTCTGCGGCTTCCATAATAATCGGCTTTGATGAATGGGATCCGATTTCTTCATCACTGTTAAAGACGACATGGACATTTTTATAAGCGTCAGAACCAGCATCTTTTAAAGCTTTCAGGGCGTACAATACAGAAACGTGACTCGCTTTTTCATCACTTACACCCGGTCCGTATGCCTTATCGCCGATGACTTCAAAAGGTCTCTTTTCCGCTTCGCCTTTTGGAAAAACGGTATCTATGTGAGCAATGATGATGATCTTAGGCTCACTGTCCTCTTCGGCTTTGACTTCAAGATGGTTGCCTACTTCCGCCTCATGATGGACTTTCACGTACATTCCGATTTCCTCAAATTTTTCTTTAATGAGGGCGGCAACTTTATCAACATCCTCTTTGTCGTAAGAGTTACTGTCCATATTGACAAGCTTCTCAAGCATATCAGTCATTTCAGGCATATGCTTCTCAAGATAGTTTTCAATTTCCGCCATAGCAACGTGCCTCCTTGTTTTCTTCTTTTATTGACCTGTTTTCCCTTTTATCATGATGAAATAAACGTTAGGTTCACCGGAACCATTTCTCAGCATGGATTTTCAGAAATAAAAACGTTCATCTTTATCCGATATCATGGGGGAAAATGTAAAAAAACAGGTGAAATGACATACGAAACACACAGAATGTTTAAACCCTAAAAAAAACATTCAAAGAAGGAACAAAAACAATGGACTTTAAAACCCAAGCATCTGTTTCCATTTAGTGGAATAAACCTGATGGATATTTGCGCTTCTGGGGCTCGCTTTCACCACGGTCACAAGGGCGGCATCCGTTCCTGCTTCCCTCCGGTCGCACTCACGCTGTCTTCTTTGCCGCAGGGCGGGTGCTGAGTCTCTTCGTCGCTACGCTCCTGCCGGGGCTCTGCTGCCCCGCTGCTCCCACAGGACGTTGAATAACCTCCCGAAGATTCTTATCCAACCCTCTGAGGGAACATGAACATGACAAACCTGGAGCCTGAAACTGGCGTGAGAATTGCCCTGCCCCCTGTCAACTAGGATTCGCCGTCAATACCCTGACCGGCAGCACAGGTGAACATTGACACCAGACTCATGAGAAGGTGCTTGATCAAGTCAGCTAATGAAAAAAACGAGGGTTTGGGATTTTTAGTGGAATGGAATAATCAATAAGAGGACGTATGAAATTGTTAGGAGGGATTTACTATCGTTCAAAAAACAGCCGAACATAACCAGAAAGTGGAGGCCAAAGTTAAATCGGAAATGGCAGTGAAGGAAAGAAAGAACGGTGTAGAAATAAACAATCCTTTTGAAATTGTCCAGAATTTGATGGAGACAGCAACTGAAACACTTGGATTGCCGCAGGCTTTTTATGAGGTTTTGAAGAAACCGAAGCGATTGATGAAAACCTCAATCCCAGTACGGATGGATGACGGCACATATCGTGAGTTTGAAGGAATCCGCTCGCAGCATATTGATGTGCTCGGGCCGACGAAAGGTGGTGTCCGCTTCCATCCCGCTGTCAATGAAGATGAGGTCAAGGCACTTTCCATGTGGATGTCGTTGAAAGCGGCGATTATGGGAATACCTTACGGCGGCGGAAAAGGGGGCATCATCGTTGATCCGCGGGAACTTTCGGAAAGGGAACTCGAAGAACTGAGCCGAGGTTTCATACGGGAGCTTGAACCGATCATTGGGCCTGAAAAAGATATTCCAGCGCCTGATGTAAACACCACCCCGGAAATCATGGGCTGGATGCTTGATGAATTTTCCCGCCTCAAAGGCAAAAATGTCCCTGGCATGATCACCGGCAAACCGATT from the Bacillus marinisedimentorum genome contains:
- a CDS encoding M20 family metallopeptidase produces the protein MAEIENYLEKHMPEMTDMLEKLVNMDSNSYDKEDVDKVAALIKEKFEEIGMYVKVHHEAEVGNHLEVKAEEDSEPKIIIIAHIDTVFPKGEAEKRPFEVIGDKAYGPGVSDEKASHVSVLYALKALKDAGSDAYKNVHVVFNSDEEIGSHSSKPIIMEAAEGKAYSLVVESGRPKDAIVSERKGVGRFEIDVTGKSAHSGVEPQRGKSAIEELSHKVLKLQELNEYEEGLTVNVGLIDGGTSTNTVPGHAEAQVDVRVENEEQAEEVTKDIMNIVNEDHVDGTETEMKGNIGRPPMEKTEETEKLIDVIEDVGDELGMNIRDVDTGGGSDASFTASDGIPTVDGMGPLGEFSHSETDEYVDLKTFPKRTALLARTIERLTAKSG